The following is a genomic window from Actinomycetota bacterium.
CACGACGACCCCGTACTGATCGAGATGGAGGACCACGCGGCGCGGAACGGCTTCCCGATCGTGGGGCGTCTGTGCGGGGTCACCATCGAGCTGCTGGCCCGCTCCGTGGGAGCCCGCCGGGTGTTCGAGCTCGGCTCCGGGTACGGCTACTCGGCCTGGTGGTTCGCGCGCGCCGTGGGGGAGCAGGGCGAGATCCACTGCACGGACGGGGACCCGCACAACGCATCCGCCGCCGAGGGCTACCTCACCCGCGCGGGAGTCTGGGACCGGGTCACCTACCACGTCGGGGACGCCCTGACGCACCTGAAGCAGACAGAGGGCGAGTTCGACGTCGTCTACTGCGACGTGGACAAGGTCGGGTACCCGGAGTGCTGGCGGCACGCGCGGGACCGCGTCCGCGTCGGGGGC
Proteins encoded in this region:
- a CDS encoding O-methyltransferase; translated protein: MHPVEPRISAYMSTLVRRHDDPVLIEMEDHAARNGFPIVGRLCGVTIELLARSVGARRVFELGSGYGYSAWWFARAVGEQGEIHCTDGDPHNASAAEGYLTRAGVWDRVTYHVGDALTHLKQTEGEFDVVYCDVDKVGYPECWRHARDRVRVGGLWICDNTLWSGRVLEEDRDEATQAIVEHNAMVAEDPDYLSVIVPTRDGLMVALRVS